A region of Salvelinus alpinus chromosome 24, SLU_Salpinus.1, whole genome shotgun sequence DNA encodes the following proteins:
- the LOC139552649 gene encoding dnaJ homolog subfamily C member 18-like isoform X2 — protein MDKQESDRLIEKAKLCLRSGRREKALQLLYEAQKIFPSTRARVLIDAIVRNGSSAAPEEPHIPPPRGFRSNEEDWDGEEARRGASEEKQTYTEDQRQGVFRIKKCKDFYEILGVPKDASDEDLKKAYRKLALKFHPDKNCAPGATDAFKAIGNAYAVLSNAEKRHQYDQYGEQAPSESTAHARHGHYRNFNRDFEADISPEELFNIFFGGRFPTGNIHVYTNRGATYSNFYQPRRRRAYERREEEVGQNRSQNTFTAFLQLLPVLVLILISVVTQLMATNPPYGLFYKPAMGLVVSRETQNMGVPYYVDKGFQKEYRGESLEELEKTIESDYIEHLQSSCWKEKQQKSDLANLAQLYRDDRLKAKAESLKLDNCDKLYRFVGQQRGE, from the exons ATGGATAAACAGGAATCTGATCGATTGATAGAGAAAGCAAAGCTGTGCTTGCGGTCAGGGCGGAGAGAAAAAGCCCTTCAACTGTTGTATGAAGCCCAGAAAATATTCCCCAGCACCCGGGCCAGAG TGTTGATTGATGCCATAGTGAGGAATGGGAGCTCTGCTGCTCCAGAGgagccccacatacccccaccaCGTGGCTTCCGATCAAATGAAGAGgactgggatggagaggaggCACGCAGAGGAGCCAGTGAGGAGAAGCAGACCTACACAGAGGATCAGCGTCAGGGTGTTTTCAG GATAAAGAAATGCAAGGACTTCTATGAGATCCTGGGCGTTCCTAAAGACGCTAGTGATGAAGATCTGAAGAAGGCATACAGGAAGCTGGCACTGAAGTTCCACCCTGATAAGAATTGTGCCCCGGGAGCCACAGATGCATTTAAAG CCATAGGCAATGCGTATGCGGTGCTCAGCAACGCTGAGAAGCGTCATCAGTATGACCAGTATGGAGAACAGGCTCCGTCTGAGAGCACCGCCCACGCTCGCCACGGACACTACCGCAACTTCAACAGGGACTTTGAGGCCGACATCTCCCCTGAGGAACTCTTCAACATCTTCTTTGGAGGAAGGTTTCCCACAG GCAACATCCATGTGTACACCAACAGAGGAGCCACCTACTCTAACTTCTATCAGCCTCGTCGGCGACGTGCATATGAGAGGCGCGAGGAGGAGGTGGGGCAGAACCGCAGTCAG AACACCTTCACAGCCTTCCTGCAGCTTCTTCCTGTTCTGGTGCTGATCCTCATATCTGTTGTGACCCAACTGATGGCCACCAACCCTCCTTACGGTCTCTTTTACAAACC GGCCATGGGCCTGGTGGTCTCCCGGGAGACCCAGAACATGGGTGTTCCCTACTACGTGGACAAGGGCTTCCAGAAGGAGTACCGTGGGGAGTCCCTGGAAGAGCTGGAGAAGACCATAGAGAGTGACTACATTGAACACCTGCAGAGCAGCTGCTGGAAGGAGAAACAGCAGA AGTCGGATTTGGCGAATCTTGCACAACTGTACCGTGATGACAGACTGAAGGCGAAGGCTGAGTCTCTGAAGCTGGACAACTGTGACAAGCTGTACCGCTTTGTGGGCCaacagagaggagaatga
- the LOC139552649 gene encoding dnaJ homolog subfamily C member 18-like isoform X1, which yields MDKQESDRLIEKAKLCLRSGRREKALQLLYEAQKIFPSTRARVLIDAIVRNGSSAAPEEPHIPPPRGFRSNEEDWDGEEARRGASEEKQTYTEDQRQGVFRIKKCKDFYEILGVPKDASDEDLKKAYRKLALKFHPDKNCAPGATDAFKAIGNAYAVLSNAEKRHQYDQYGEQAPSESTAHARHGHYRNFNRDFEADISPEELFNIFFGGRFPTGNIHVYTNRGATYSNFYQPRRRRAYERREEEVGQNRSQQNTFTAFLQLLPVLVLILISVVTQLMATNPPYGLFYKPAMGLVVSRETQNMGVPYYVDKGFQKEYRGESLEELEKTIESDYIEHLQSSCWKEKQQKSDLANLAQLYRDDRLKAKAESLKLDNCDKLYRFVGQQRGE from the exons ATGGATAAACAGGAATCTGATCGATTGATAGAGAAAGCAAAGCTGTGCTTGCGGTCAGGGCGGAGAGAAAAAGCCCTTCAACTGTTGTATGAAGCCCAGAAAATATTCCCCAGCACCCGGGCCAGAG TGTTGATTGATGCCATAGTGAGGAATGGGAGCTCTGCTGCTCCAGAGgagccccacatacccccaccaCGTGGCTTCCGATCAAATGAAGAGgactgggatggagaggaggCACGCAGAGGAGCCAGTGAGGAGAAGCAGACCTACACAGAGGATCAGCGTCAGGGTGTTTTCAG GATAAAGAAATGCAAGGACTTCTATGAGATCCTGGGCGTTCCTAAAGACGCTAGTGATGAAGATCTGAAGAAGGCATACAGGAAGCTGGCACTGAAGTTCCACCCTGATAAGAATTGTGCCCCGGGAGCCACAGATGCATTTAAAG CCATAGGCAATGCGTATGCGGTGCTCAGCAACGCTGAGAAGCGTCATCAGTATGACCAGTATGGAGAACAGGCTCCGTCTGAGAGCACCGCCCACGCTCGCCACGGACACTACCGCAACTTCAACAGGGACTTTGAGGCCGACATCTCCCCTGAGGAACTCTTCAACATCTTCTTTGGAGGAAGGTTTCCCACAG GCAACATCCATGTGTACACCAACAGAGGAGCCACCTACTCTAACTTCTATCAGCCTCGTCGGCGACGTGCATATGAGAGGCGCGAGGAGGAGGTGGGGCAGAACCGCAGTCAG CAGAACACCTTCACAGCCTTCCTGCAGCTTCTTCCTGTTCTGGTGCTGATCCTCATATCTGTTGTGACCCAACTGATGGCCACCAACCCTCCTTACGGTCTCTTTTACAAACC GGCCATGGGCCTGGTGGTCTCCCGGGAGACCCAGAACATGGGTGTTCCCTACTACGTGGACAAGGGCTTCCAGAAGGAGTACCGTGGGGAGTCCCTGGAAGAGCTGGAGAAGACCATAGAGAGTGACTACATTGAACACCTGCAGAGCAGCTGCTGGAAGGAGAAACAGCAGA AGTCGGATTTGGCGAATCTTGCACAACTGTACCGTGATGACAGACTGAAGGCGAAGGCTGAGTCTCTGAAGCTGGACAACTGTGACAAGCTGTACCGCTTTGTGGGCCaacagagaggagaatga